The Streptomyces collinus DNA segment GGCATCCTCTCCCTGCTGGTCGTGCCCCACACCAAGCGCTGGGGCACCTCCATGAGCCTGGCCCTCAGCATGGGCGCCATGATCGTCGGCGCCGCCGTCTTCCTGATCCTGCTCATAGGCCCCGCCGTCGACGCCATGACCGACGGGACGCTGCTGCGCCTGGGCGTCCTCACCCTCGCCTGCTTCCTCCTCTTCCTCGCCTTCGGCGTCTACGGCACGTACTTCGTCAGCTTCATGCACGCGAACGTGCCCAGCGAGATGCTCGGCAAGGGCCAGAGCCTGGTCATGATGTTCAACGCCCTGGGCCGGATGCTCGGCTTCTCCCTCTTCGGCCTCCTCTTCGACCGCTCCCTGCAGGCCGCGGTGGTCGTGTTCGTCGTCGGGATGAGCCTCAAGATCCTCGTGCATGTGCCCTTCGTCAGGGCCGACCGCCGCCACCGCGCAGCCACGGCCGCCGACGCACCGGCCCTCGACCCGGTGGAGGGACGATGACCTTCGACGACCGCATCGCCATCGTCGGCGTGCACCTCAAGCTGCCGGCCGGCATCGACACCACCGACGGCTTCTGGCGGCTCCTGACGGACGGCCGGGACGTGTTCACCCGTGGACCCGTCACCGACGGACACGTCAGCCTCACCTCCCACATCCCCGACGCCCACTGGTTCGCCGCCGAACCCTTCGGGATCTCGGACTACGAAGCCGGCCTCACCGACCCGCAGCACCGGCTGCTCCTCGAACTCGCCTGGGAGTGCCTGCGGACGGCCGGTTCCGGCCAGGACTCCGTGACCGGTGTCTTCTCCTCGTGCAGCCCGTCGTCGTTCTTCGAGGAGATCCTGCTGCACCGCCCCGACCTGTGGGCCCGCAACGTCAGCCAGATCCTGGAGGGCACGCAGGGCGACTACCTGGCCACCCGGATCGCCTACCGGCTCGGCCTCACCGGGCCCGCCCTCCACATCGGCACCGGCTGCTCCTCGTCGCTGGTCGCCCTCAACCAGGCGGTCCAGGCCCTCAATTCCTTCCAGTGCGACCGCGCCCTGGTCGCCGCGGCGAGCATCCACGCGCCCGGCGAGACCGGCTACGACGTCCGTGAGGGCGGCATCTACTCGGCCGACGGCCGCTGCCGGCCCTTCTCGGACGACGCCAACGGCACGGTCCCCGGCAACGGCGCCGCCGTCGTCCTGCTCAAGCGCCTCGAAGACGCCCTGACCGACGGCGACCCCGTTCACGCCGTCGTCCTGGGAAGCGCCGTCAACAACGACGGGGACCGCAAGGCGGGCTTCGCCGCCCCCGGCCTCGACGGGCAGCTCGACTGCGTCACCACCGCCCTCGACGTCGCCGAACTCGAACCCGACCAGGTGTCCTACATCGAGGCCCACGGCACCGGCACCCGCGTCGGCGACCCCATCGAACTGCGCGCCCTGGCCAAGGCGTACGGCCCCGCGGGACCCGGTGGCCGCCACGTCGGCTCCGTGAAGGCCAACATCGGCCACTGCGACGTAGCCGCGGGCCTGTTCGGGGTGATCAAGTCCGCGTTGATCCTGACGCACGGCACCGTGCCGCCCCAGATCAACTTCACCGCCCCGACCACCGCGCACGACTGGTCCGACGGCTCGCTGAACGTGGCCCGCGCCGCCGTGGACCTGCGTGCCGGCCGGGACGCGGACGCCCCGCTCATCGCCGGTGTCTCCTCCCTCGGCGTGGGCGGCACCAACGCCCACGTGCTGCTCCAGGACGCCCGCAGCCTGATCGGCGCCGACGAGGCAGCCCGCCGCGCCCCCCGCCCCGTCGTCCGGATACCGGGCCGGGTCCCGTACGAGCCCGTCGTACGCCCCGAGGCCGCAGCGGACGCCGCGGCCGCCGCCCGGGCCGGGACCGAAGCCGCCGGCACAGCCGGCACCGCGGACCCGGCGGCGCCGGTCACCGATGCGCAGCTGCTCGAACTGTTCTCGCAGCACACGGCGGAACCGGTGACCGCGATGGACGAGGACTTCTTCGCGCTCGGCGGGGACTCCTTCGGCCTGCTGCACCTCCTGGACGAGATCGACCGCCTCACCGGAGTGGAGCTCTCCGTCGAGGAGTTCATGGCGAAGCCCACCGGCGCGCATGTCCGCGCCCAGCTCGACGCGGCTGCCGCCGAGGCCGCCCCGGGCGACGGGGCCGCCGGCACCGCGGCCGGGCCCGCCGGGAACACCGGCGGCGCGGCCGGTGCGGACGCCGAGGCCATCCGTGCCGTCGCCGGCCGGTACGCCGGCCTGACCGTCGCCGAGACCGCCGCCGACCCGGACGGCCCCGTACTGCTGACCGGCGCCACCGGCTTCGTCGGCGCCCACGTCCTCGCCGAACTCCTGGCCGCCGGACGGCGCGTGGTGTGCCTGCTGCGCGGGGGCGAGGAGCGCCGCGCCGCCCTCGTCGGCCTGCTGCGCCCGACGCCCGGCTGGGACCGGGCCCGCGAGGACCTGCTCAGCTGCGTCGACGGCGACATCGCCCGCCCGCGCCTCGGCCTCGACCATGCGCGGTACGAGGCCCTCGCCGAACAGGTCGCCTGGGTGATCCACAGTGCGGCCGCCGTCAACCACGTCTACCCGTACGCGAACCTCGCCGCCGTCAACACCGACAGCGCCGCCGGCATCGTCGAGTTCGCCGCCACCGCCCGGCGCAAGAACCTCACCTACCTGTCCACCACCGCTGTCTTCACCACGACGGCGTACGCCCAGGGCAGCGAGATCACCGCCGGCCCGGTGACCGCTCTCCCGCCGGAGTCCGACGGCTACGGCCGCTCCAAGGCCCTCGCCGAGCACCACTTCCGCCTCGCCGGCGAACTCGGCCTGTCCGCCGTCGTCCTGCGCATCCCGAACGTCTTCGGGGACCGCACCACCCGCCGGATCAACGCCGGCGACGCCATCTGGAGCTGGACCAGGGCCATCCTCGCGACCGGCCACTACCCGCGCAGCTTCGACCTGAGCGGCGACGAGCTGTTCCAGGCCCTGCCCGGCGACGTGGTGGCCCGTGTCGTGACGCAGGAGGCGCGCCCGACGGGCCGGCCCGGCTGCCGCTTCGTCAACGCCGCCCCCAACCTGGTGTGCAGCTCGCGCGGCATGCTCGCCGGACTGCGCGCCGCCGGCCACCATCCCGAACCGCTGCCCGACGGCGACTGGTACCGGATGGTCGCGGACCTCGACCCGAACGAGGTGTGGGTGGCCGCACTGGCCGGCAGGCTCGCCGGCCGGCCCGAGACCGGACAGCCGCAGCGCCTGCACCGCTTCCCGCTGGACGACCACCCCGCCGTCGCCGAGGTGGTCAACCACAACGCCGTGTGGTCCCCGGCCGACCTCGCCGGCTACCTGGCCGCGCCCGAACTCGCCCCACCGACCGCCCTCACGCGCACGGAGCACTGACATGGACGTCAACGAGCTGCTGCGGCGCGCCGCCCACGGGCACGGCCCCCGCACGGCGCTCATCGACGGCACCACCACCGTCACCTACACCCGGCTCTTCGCCACCGTCCTCAGCCATGCGCACGCCCTGCGCGCACGCGGCCTCGGCCCCGGCACCACGGTCGCCGTCTGCGTCGACCGTTCGCCGGACACCGTGGCGCTCTTCCTCGCCACCCAGTGGATCGGCGCCGCCTACCTGCCGGTCGACGACCGGATACCGCCCGCACGGCTCACGTTCATGCTGGCGGACGCCGGCTGCGACCTGCTCGTCCTGGAGGACGACCACCCCGACGGGGCCGCCCTCCGCGAGACGGGCACCCCCGTCCTGACCAGATCCGGGCTGCACGCCGCCCACCCGGGCGGCACCCCGACCGAGGCGCAGGTCCCCGCCACGCCGGGCCCCGTCGCCTACGTCCTGTACACATCCGGCTCGACGGGCCTGCCCAAGGCCGTGCCGGTCTCGGCCGCGAACCTGTCCTTCTTCACCGACTGGCTGCACGACACGTACACGCCCGAGGAAATGGCCAACGCGGCGTTCACCATCTCCGTCGGCTTCGACGTCTCCTTCGCCGAGATCCTCGCCCCCCTCGTCCACGGAGGCGCCCTCGTCCTCTTCGAGGACCTCTTCCGGATCGGGGACAGCACCGTCCCCCTCACCTCACTGGCCAACGTGCCCGGCAACCTGGCCCGCCACCTGGAACACCACACGCTGCCGGCCGGCCTCAAGGTGGTGACCTCGCTGGGCGAACCGCTGCGCGTGGAACTGGCCCGCCGCATCACCGCGGGCCGCTCACTGCGGCTCATCAACGCCTACGGGCCGACCGAGGCCACCGTCTACACCACGCACCACGTCGTCACCCCCGACGACCTCGACGGCACCACCACCATCCCGATCGGCCTCCCGCTGCCCGGGGTCACCGCCGAGGTCCTGGCACCGGACGGCACCCCCTGCACCGCGGGCGAACCGGGGGAACTGGTCGTCACCGGCCCCAACGTCACCGCCGGGTACCTGTCGGCGCACGCCCGCGACAGCACGGCGTTCTTCCGGCGTCCCGGCGCGGCCCACCCCTCCTACCGCACGGGGGACGTGGTCGTGCGCGACGCCTCGGGGGTGCTGACCTGCCTCGGCCGGTCCGACCGCCAGTGCAAGGTCAACGGGATCCGGGTCGACCTCCAGGAGATCACCACCCACCTGCTGGCGTGCCCGGGTGTCGCCAACGGTCACGTCGCCGCCCGGGAAACCCCCGCCGGCACCCGGCTCGCCGCCTTCGTCACGGCGACGCCGGAGGGAACCGCGCACCCCGAGGACATCCGGGCCAAGCTCGCCGCGGTCCTGCCCCGTTACAGCGTCCCCCACGACGTCCTGATCGTCCCCGCCCTCCCGGCGACCATGAGCGGCAAGATCGACGAGGAGGCCCTGTTCACCCTCCTCGCCCGCCCGGGCGCCGACACGGACACGGCGGCCTCCGCAGCCGACAGCGGCGCGGACCGCATCGAGGACATCCTCGCGCGCTGCACGACCGCCCCGGACCCGGCCTCCGGCCACCACCGGCTGCACGGTCTGACGTCCCTCGAACTCATCGCGCTGCGGCGGAGGCTGCTGCACGAACACGCCACCGACGTGCCCCTGAGGGAGATCTACCGCTGCGAGGACGTCGCCGCCCTCGCCGACCTGGTCCGCCGCCGCCGAGGCAACGCCCGCCCGGCCCCGGCCGGCGCGCCGGCCGAGGCCCCCGGCACCCAGGCGTGCGGCGTCGGCGAGCAGAACATCTGGCTCGCCGACATGCTCGCCCCCGGCAGCTGTGGCAACAACGAGGTCTACCGGCTGACCTTCACCCGCGAGATCTCCGCCGACCGCCTGGAGAAGGCCCTCCGGGACTGCGTCCGTGACCTCCCCGCCCTGCGCACCGCCTACCTCCTGCGCGGCGGACAGCTCGTCAAGGAGGCGGCGGATCCGGCCGCCCTCGCCTTCCGACTGGGTCACGTCCCGGCCGACGGCCCCCGCGGGGACGCGGCGGCGACAGCCGTCGGCCGCCGCCCGTTCGACCTCGCCGACCCCCTGAAGATGCGCGCGTACCTGCTGCCCGGCCGGCCCACCACCCTCCTCCTCGTCATCCACCACATCGCCATCGACGCACTCGCCGTGGACGTCCTGCTCGAACACCTGGAGAACCTGCTGCTGGACCGTCCGGCCCCGCCGCCGCGCGCCGCCGTCGGCACCTGGCGCGCCCCGGCCGAACCGGACGCCCTGCGCGCCTGGTGGCAGCAGCGGCTGTCCCCCCTCCAGGAGGGCTCCGCCGTCCCCGTGCCGCCCGGTGACACCGCCGACCGCAGGGAGCTCCGCCTCACCGGGCCCGCCCACGCGGCCCTGCTGGCCACCACGCGGAAGGCCCGCACCAGCGTCTTCGGCGTTCTGCACGCGGCGCTGACCACGGTCCTCGCCCGCCGGCTCGCCACGGGTGCGGTGTCGCTCGCCACGCCGATGACCAAGCGGAGCGACGAGGACCGGCAGGTCGCCTGCCTCACCAACGTGGTCCCGCTCGTCGCCGGCCCCCGCACCTCGGACACCTCCGTCCCGGCCCACCTGGCGGAGCTGCGCCACGGCCTCCTGGAGACCCTGGACCACTCGGACGTGGCGCTGAGCGATCTGCGGACCTTTCAGGCCCGGCCCGATGCCCCGCTGGTGCACGCCATGCTCGCCGAAGTCCGCCGGCCCGCCCCCGGGGCGACGCTCTTCGAGGCCGTGGAGGTGTTCACCGGCATCGCCAAACTGCCCCTCATCTTCCTCTTCGAGGACCGGCCCGACGCGCTCCGCCTCGTCGCCGAGTTCGTCCCCGGCCCGCAGGCGACCGCGTTCGTGGAGTCCGTGATGGCAGCCGTCAGCGGCGAGATCGAAGCCATCACCGCCGCCGTCACCGACCACTGACCGACCAACCGGCACGACCACCTTTCCACCACTCGATCACTCACCCATTGCGAGGAACACCATGAGCACCGACAAGGTCACCGTCATCGAGACCTGGAAGCTGAAGGACGAGTTCGCCGGCCGGGCCCTCGAACTCATGCAGGTGATGGACGACATCGTCGGCCCCGGCGCCCACGGCGACCCGGGCTGGTGCGAGCACGGGCGCTTCTACCAGCTCCAGGAGCGCGAGTCGGAGATCTGGATGATGTACTCCTGGCGCAGTCGCGCCGAGCACGAGGTCTTCATCAAGAAGGAGGAGGAACTGCTCGGCGAGTTCTACGAGCAGTACTGCGACGGCCCGCGGGGCATCGTCTACTTCACCGAACTCCCCGTCGACGTCGAGGCCGACGGTCACGAGGGCGCGCAGCACGGCGGACAGGCGCATGGCTGAGCCCTCCACCACGCTCGGAGACACCGGCGACTGGGCCCCCGTCGACTTCGAGCGGCACGGCCGGGAACTGCTCGCATCCCTGCGGGAGCACTTCGAGCACGTCCGGGACGTTCCGGTGGCCCGCCCGTACGACCCGGCCGGGCTGATGGCACGGCTCGACACGGCCGCCCCCGAACGGGGGGAGGACTTCTCACGCATCCTGGCCGACACGTGGGACCAGGTCGTCCCCGATCTGGTGCAGTGGAACCACCCGGCCTTCCACGGCTACTTCTCCACCTGCGCCAGCTTTCCGGGGGTCCTGGCCGAGACCATGACGGCGGCCCTCAACGTCAACGCCATGCTGTGGAAGACCAGTCCCTCGGCATCCGCCCTCGAACTGGTCGTGCTGCGCTGGCTCGCGGACATGGCCGGCTACCCCGCCGACGCGGACGCCGTCCTCGTCGGCGGGGCCTCGCTGGCCACCCTGTACGCCCTCGGCGCGGCCCGGGACGCGGCGTACCCGCACGACGTACGCGAGCACGGTCTGGCCGGCCCGGACGCGGCCGTCCCCCGGATCTACACCTCCGACCAGGCTCACAGCTCCGTGGACAAGGCGGCCATCACGCTCGGGGTCGGACTGCGCAATGTCGTGCGGATTCCGGCCGACAGCGGCTACCGCATGCGGCCGGACCTGCTCGAAGCGGCCATCGCCGAGGACGTGGCGGCAGGCCGGCGGCCCGTCGCCGTGGTCGCCACCGTCGGCACCACGTCGGTCGCCGCGGCCGATCCGCTGGGCCCCATCGCCGACATCTGCCGGCGCCACGGTGTGTGGCTCCACGTCGACGCCGCCTACGGCGGGCTGTTCGCGCTGTCCACCGCCCTGCGGCCCGCCCTGGAGGACGTGTCCGTCGGAGACTCCCTCGTCGTCAATCCGCAGAAGACGCTCTTCGTCCCCCTCGACGCCACGTCCCTGCACTGCCGCCGTCGCGGGGCCCTCGCCAACACCTACCGGCTCGTCCCCGAGTACCTCACCTCCGCCCACCCCGGTGGCGCGGCCGACTTCATGGACCTCTCACCCCAGCTGGGGCGGGGCTTCCGTGCCCTCAAACTGTGGTGGGTCATCCGGGCCTTCGGCCTCGACGGACTGCGCAGCCGCCTCGATCACGCCGTCGCTCTCGCGGGCGAACTCCGGGGTCTGGCAGCGGCGCACCCCGACTGGCACTGCCCGGTGCCGTCCGACTACCCGCTGGTGTGCCTGCGCTACCAGCCGTCGGACGGGCCACGGACCGACACCCCCGAGGGGCGGGCCGCCCTCGACGCCCTCAACGCCCGCATCGTCGCGGAACTCAACGACGCCGGCGAGGCCTTCGTCTCCCACTCCGTCATCCGCGACGGCTACGTCATCCGCATCTCCCTCGCCAACATCCACACGACCGCCGACGACATCACCCGCCTGTGGGCGGCCCTGAACCGCGTCGCGGAGAAGACCAGATGATCCACCACATCGTTCTGTTCCGTCTGAAGCCAGGCATCACCTGGGACAGCCCCGAGGTCCGCGCCGCCGAGGAACTCCAGGAGCGCATGGGGGAGGAGATACCGGACCTGCGGGCCTGGACCTGCGGGCGCAACATCACGGACCGCGCCGCCGCCCACGACTACGCCGTCCTCGGCCTCCTCGACGACGAGGCCGCCCTCGCCCGGTACCTCGCCCACCCGTTCCACCGGCGGACCGCCGAGGCGTGGACGGCCCTCAGCGACCGTGTCCTCGCGGACATCCCGGCCCGCCCCGCCCCGCCCACCACCCGGTTCCCGCACCACCCGGAAGGAGACTCCCGTGTCCGCACCCGCTGACGCCTCCACCCTCACCGACGAGGAACGCGCCCTCCTCCCCACCGACGCCGACGTCGCCTTCTACGCGGAGCACGGCTGGTACCTGTCGCAGAAGCTGTTCACCGACGAGGAGACGGCCCTCCTGCGCAGCGCCTCCGAGGAGTTCTACGCCGGTGCCCGCAGCCGCACCCTGCCCGCCCGGCCGCCGCGCCTCGCGTACTGGACCCCCGAGAAGGGCGCCGTCCAGCGGCACAACGACTACATCCACTACGAGAGCGACGAGATCGCCCGCGTGCTGCGCAAGCCCCTGCTGGGAGCCGTCGCCGCACGGCTCGCCCGGGCCGACCGGATACGGGTCTTCCAGTCCACCCTGATCCTCAAGCCGCCGAGCGCCGAGGAGCCGAGCAACGTCGTCCCCTGGCACTTCGACCGGGACTACTGGGCCACCTCCAGCTCCGAGCGCATGCTCACCGCGTTCATCCCCTTCCACACCTGCGACGAGCGGATGGGCACGATCACGATGATCGACGGCAGCCACCGCTGGCAGGAGCTCGACCGCGACGCCGTCACCGCCCGCCACTTCGTCGAACTGGGCAGCGACGCCGAGTCGGTCCTGAACCGCACCGCGCAGGCCAACGGCGCGGAGGTCCGCAAGGTCCCGATGGTCATACCCGAGGGCCACGTCAGCTTCCACCACTGCCGCACCTACCACGGCAGCGGCGCCAACCTCTCGACGGAGCCGCGCCGCGCGATCTCCCTCCACCTGCAGGACGGGGACAACCACCACCGGGCCTTCCCACTCGCCGACGGCACCTTCGCCACCTACAACCACGACGTCCTCGTCCGCCGGACCGCGCAGGGCACGCCGGACTACGCGGACCCGGAGTTCTGCCCCGTCGTCTGGGACGGGCAGCCGCCCGCTCCCGTCGTCTGACCCGCGGCGCCCCACGCCACACCGAGGAAGAAACGGACCCCACCCATGACCACGGCAGCAGAGATCGCCCGCAACGACGCAGCACTGCCCGTCGACGACCTCCGCCTCGACCACGTGGAGTTCTACGTCGAGGACCTCGACCGCGCGAGCGCCCACTGGACCGAGCACTACGCCTTCACTCCCGTCGGCACGGCCCGGGGACCCCACCACCGGGCCCTCGCCCTGCGCCACGGCCGGACCCTGCTGATCCTCACCCAGGGCACCGACGACGACCACCCGGCCACCGCCTACGTGCAGCAGCACGGCGACGGCGTCGCGCGCATCGCCCTGCGCACCGCCGACGCCGCCGCCGCGTACGAACACGCCGTCGCCCGCGGCGCCCGCCCCGTCGCCGGGCCGGCCCCGCAGGCCGGCCCGGGAACACCCACCGCCGCCGCCGTGTCGGGCTTCGGCGACGTGGTCCACACCCTCGTCGAACGAGGCGACAGCGACGACCTGCCCCCCGGTTTCGAGCCCCTGGCCCCCGCCGCCCCCGCGCAGGCCGCCGACGGGCCGGGGCTCCTGGAGATCGACCACTTCGCCGTCTGCCTGGAGGTCGGCGAACTCGCCGACACCGTGGACCACTACCGCGAGGCCCTCGGCTTCCGCGAGATCTTCGAGGAGCGGATAGCCGTCGGCGCCCAGGCGATGCTGTCGAAGGTGGTCCAGAGCCGCTCCGGCGACATCACCCTCACACTCATCCAGCCCGACCCCGAGGCCGAGCCCGGCCAGATCGACGACTTCCTCAAGAACCACGGCGGCTCCGGCGTCCAGCACATCGCCTTCTCCAGCCCCGACGCCGCCTCCACCGTCCGCGCCCTGACCCGGCGCGGCGTCGAGTTCCTCACCACCCCCGCCACCTACTACGAACTCCTCGGCCGCCGGGTGGCCCTGCGGCGCCACGACCTCGACACCCTCAGAAGCCTCAACCTCCTCGTCGACGAGGACCACGCCGGCCAGCTCTTCCAGATCTTCACCCGCTCCGCCCACCCCCGGCGGACCCTGTTCTTCGAGGTCATCGAACGGCTCGGCGCGCAGACCTTCGGCTCGTCCAACATCAGGGCCCTGTACGAGGCCGTCGAGCTGGAGATGTCCCGACGCAACGGCCCCGGGCTGTGACGCACACCGACCGGGCAGCCCCCGCGACGGCCCTGGAACACCTCCACAGCCTCGCCGACATCGAGCAGGCCGCGCACGGGCTTCTGCCGGTCCCGGTACGGGATTTCGTGGCCGGCGGCGCCGGATCCGAACTCACCCTCGCCGCCAACCGCAGGGCCTTCGAGGCGACCCGCATCGTTCCGCGGGCCCTGCGGGACGTGTCGGGCTGCGATCCGGCGACGACCCTGCTCGGTCTGCCCGCCGCGATGCCCGTGGCCGTCGCTCCCATCGGCTACCACGGGCTCGTCCACCCCGACGGCGAACTGGCCGCGGCCCGTGCCGCCAAGGAAGCCGGCATCCCCTTCACCGTCGCCACCCTCAGCAGCCGTACCGTCGAGGACGTCGCCGCCGTCGCCGGCACCACCTGGTTCCAGCTCTACTGGCTGCGCGACCGCGCCACGACCTTCGACCTCGTACGCCGGGCCGAGGACGCCGGCTGCGCGGCCGTCATGCTCACCGTGGACGTCCCCTGGATGGGCCGCCGCCTGCGGGACGTCCGCAACGGCTTCGCCCTGCCCGAAGACGTCGTCGCCGCCAACCTCACCACGGGCACCGCCTCCGCCGCCCACCGGGCGTCGGCGGGGGCCTCGGCGGTGGCCCGCCACACCGCCGCCGCCTTCGACCCCTCCCTGTCCTGGCCCGACCTGGAGGAACTGCGCCGCCGCACCCGGCTGCCGCTGATCGTCAAGGGCGTCCTGGACCCCGCCGACGCCGCCCGTGCCGCGGCGTGCGGGGCCGACGCCGTCGTCGTGTCCAACCACGGCGGACGCCAGCTCGACGGCGCGGTCCCGGCCCTGGAGGCCCTCCCCGAAGTCCGCGCGGCGCTCCCCGCCGCCTGCGAGGTCCTCCTCGACTCCGGTGTCCGCGGCGGCGTCGACATCCTCAAGGCCCTCGCCCTGGGCGCCCGCGGCGTCCTCGTGGGACGGCCCCTGCTGTGGGGTCTCGCGGTCGCGGGGACCGACGGCGTCCGCCGCACCCTCGATCTGCTGGCCGCCGAATTCCGCGACGCCCTCGGCCTGGCCGGCTGCACCGACCCCTCCGCGGCCACCCTGCTGCGGACCCGCCGCGCATCCGACGGAGGACCCTCGCCGTGGTGACCGCCCCCCTGGAGCCGAAGGCCGGCAGCCGCCCGGCCGGCCCCGCGACGCTCGAACTGACGGATCTGCACGCCTCGCTCACCGATCCGGCGCTCGGCTCGATGACCTTCCTCAACGAGATCGCCCAGCGCTTCCCCGAGGCGATCTCCTTCGCCCCCGGCCGCCCGTACGAGGGATTCTTCGAAACCTCCCTCGTCCACCAGTACCTCGAACGCTACGAGCGTCATCTGCGTGAGGACCGGCGCCTCGGCGAGGACGAGGTTCGGCGCACCTTCTACCAGTACGGCCGTACCAAGGGCATCGTCCATGAGCTGATCACCCGGCACCTCGCCGTCGACGAGGACATCGTGGCCGACCCCGAGGCGATCGTCGTCACCGTGGGCTGCCAGGAGGCCATGTTCCTGGTCCTGCGGGCGCTGCGGACCGGCCCCCGCGACGTCCTGCTCGCCGTCTCACCCACGTACGTCGGTATCACCGGCGCCGCCCGGCTCGTCGACATGCCCGTCCTGGAGGTCCGGGAGGGACCGCACGGCATCGACCCCGCCCACCTGGAGGAGGTCGTGCTCGACGCTCGCGCTCAGGGTCTGCGCCCCCGCGCGTGCTATCTCATCCCCGACTTCTCCAACCCCTCGGGCGTCAGCATCGACGTGCCGGCGCGGCAAGCACTGCTCGACCTCGCCGAGCGCCTCGACCTGCTGCTGCTGGAGGACAACCCGTACGGCTACTTCACCGCCGACGGCGCCCCCCTCCCGACCCTGAAGTCGCTCGACACCCGGGGCCGGGTCGTCTACCTGGGCTCCTTCGCCAAGACCGGTCTGCCGGGAGCCCGCGTCGGCTACGTCCTGGCCGATCAGCGGGTGACGGCCGCGGACGGCACGAGCGGACTCCTGGCCGACGAGCTGTCGAAGCTGAAGAGCATGCTCACGGTCAACACGTCGCCCATCGCCCAGGCGGTGATCGCCGGCAAGCTCCTCACCCACGACTGCGCGCTGCGCGAGGCCAACGCCCGGGAGATCGCCCTCTACCGGGACAACCGCGAGCGCCTGCTGGCGGGACTGGCCCACCACTTCCCGCAGGACAGCGGTTCGGGCGTCACCTGGAACGTCCCGCACGGAGGCTTCTTCATCGTCGTCACCGTGCCCTTCCCCGCCGACGACGCGCTGCTGGAGGTCTCCGCCCGCGAGCACGGCGTGCTGTGGACGCCGATGAGCCACTTCGGCACCGGTCCCGGGACCGAGTGCCAACTGCGTCTCTCCCTCAGCTCGGTCACCGGGCCCCGGATCGACGAGGGGCTGCGTCGCCTGGCGGCACTGATCGGGAGGCACAGGTTGTAGAGACCGTCTGTCGGCGTCCAGGTCAGTCCAAGGTGACCGCACCATTCCAGGTCAGAGCGTTTTGGTCCGGGGGAGTCGACGCAGTCGGTTACAGGTGTGTGATAGCGGTGTTCGACGAGAAGCCTCGTCGGCGCGTCCGACGGGGCTTCTCAAATAGGTGCGTGCAACGTCCGTCAAGGGCACCGTTGCGCCCGGCTTCTCCCCTTCTGCGCACCCGAGCAAGGAGGGGGCGACGCCGCGGCTCTGACGGCCGAGGCGCAGCCTGTTACCCAGGGACTCTCCGCGCCCAACCGGGAGGCACCATTCGCTCCCACAAATGCAAGGTGACCGCGGCCTACGCGGTGGGCTGGCTGGTCTTCGTGAGGATCGGCGACAGTTGGTGGACGCTGCTCGCCGCCGAGACAGTTGGCTCGGTGCCGCCTTGGGAACTGCTGAGGCCGGGCCGCAGGTGGGGATGCGCTTGGAGACGTCTGCTTCGTCTGTCAGCGGCAGCGCAGGCTCATTGTCCGAATGCGGGGTCCCTGCCAGGCAGGTC contains these protein-coding regions:
- a CDS encoding beta-ketoacyl synthase N-terminal-like domain-containing protein, with protein sequence MTFDDRIAIVGVHLKLPAGIDTTDGFWRLLTDGRDVFTRGPVTDGHVSLTSHIPDAHWFAAEPFGISDYEAGLTDPQHRLLLELAWECLRTAGSGQDSVTGVFSSCSPSSFFEEILLHRPDLWARNVSQILEGTQGDYLATRIAYRLGLTGPALHIGTGCSSSLVALNQAVQALNSFQCDRALVAAASIHAPGETGYDVREGGIYSADGRCRPFSDDANGTVPGNGAAVVLLKRLEDALTDGDPVHAVVLGSAVNNDGDRKAGFAAPGLDGQLDCVTTALDVAELEPDQVSYIEAHGTGTRVGDPIELRALAKAYGPAGPGGRHVGSVKANIGHCDVAAGLFGVIKSALILTHGTVPPQINFTAPTTAHDWSDGSLNVARAAVDLRAGRDADAPLIAGVSSLGVGGTNAHVLLQDARSLIGADEAARRAPRPVVRIPGRVPYEPVVRPEAAADAAAAARAGTEAAGTAGTADPAAPVTDAQLLELFSQHTAEPVTAMDEDFFALGGDSFGLLHLLDEIDRLTGVELSVEEFMAKPTGAHVRAQLDAAAAEAAPGDGAAGTAAGPAGNTGGAAGADAEAIRAVAGRYAGLTVAETAADPDGPVLLTGATGFVGAHVLAELLAAGRRVVCLLRGGEERRAALVGLLRPTPGWDRAREDLLSCVDGDIARPRLGLDHARYEALAEQVAWVIHSAAAVNHVYPYANLAAVNTDSAAGIVEFAATARRKNLTYLSTTAVFTTTAYAQGSEITAGPVTALPPESDGYGRSKALAEHHFRLAGELGLSAVVLRIPNVFGDRTTRRINAGDAIWSWTRAILATGHYPRSFDLSGDELFQALPGDVVARVVTQEARPTGRPGCRFVNAAPNLVCSSRGMLAGLRAAGHHPEPLPDGDWYRMVADLDPNEVWVAALAGRLAGRPETGQPQRLHRFPLDDHPAVAEVVNHNAVWSPADLAGYLAAPELAPPTALTRTEH
- a CDS encoding amino acid adenylation domain-containing protein, giving the protein MDVNELLRRAAHGHGPRTALIDGTTTVTYTRLFATVLSHAHALRARGLGPGTTVAVCVDRSPDTVALFLATQWIGAAYLPVDDRIPPARLTFMLADAGCDLLVLEDDHPDGAALRETGTPVLTRSGLHAAHPGGTPTEAQVPATPGPVAYVLYTSGSTGLPKAVPVSAANLSFFTDWLHDTYTPEEMANAAFTISVGFDVSFAEILAPLVHGGALVLFEDLFRIGDSTVPLTSLANVPGNLARHLEHHTLPAGLKVVTSLGEPLRVELARRITAGRSLRLINAYGPTEATVYTTHHVVTPDDLDGTTTIPIGLPLPGVTAEVLAPDGTPCTAGEPGELVVTGPNVTAGYLSAHARDSTAFFRRPGAAHPSYRTGDVVVRDASGVLTCLGRSDRQCKVNGIRVDLQEITTHLLACPGVANGHVAARETPAGTRLAAFVTATPEGTAHPEDIRAKLAAVLPRYSVPHDVLIVPALPATMSGKIDEEALFTLLARPGADTDTAASAADSGADRIEDILARCTTAPDPASGHHRLHGLTSLELIALRRRLLHEHATDVPLREIYRCEDVAALADLVRRRRGNARPAPAGAPAEAPGTQACGVGEQNIWLADMLAPGSCGNNEVYRLTFTREISADRLEKALRDCVRDLPALRTAYLLRGGQLVKEAADPAALAFRLGHVPADGPRGDAAATAVGRRPFDLADPLKMRAYLLPGRPTTLLLVIHHIAIDALAVDVLLEHLENLLLDRPAPPPRAAVGTWRAPAEPDALRAWWQQRLSPLQEGSAVPVPPGDTADRRELRLTGPAHAALLATTRKARTSVFGVLHAALTTVLARRLATGAVSLATPMTKRSDEDRQVACLTNVVPLVAGPRTSDTSVPAHLAELRHGLLETLDHSDVALSDLRTFQARPDAPLVHAMLAEVRRPAPGATLFEAVEVFTGIAKLPLIFLFEDRPDALRLVAEFVPGPQATAFVESVMAAVSGEIEAITAAVTDH